A single window of Onychostoma macrolepis isolate SWU-2019 chromosome 16, ASM1243209v1, whole genome shotgun sequence DNA harbors:
- the LOC131521717 gene encoding cortexin domain-containing 1 protein-like: MDLPPPMSRLDVDVDLGFALFFLVLLCLFLLVTMVRCAQMVLDPYSAISVSTYQEEQVEG, from the coding sequence ATGGACCTGCCTCCTCCGATGTCTCGACTGGATGTTGATGTGGATTTGGGCTTCGCTCTCTTCTTCTTGGTCCTGCTGTGTTTGTTTCTGTTGGTTACAATGGTTCGCTGTGCTCAGATGGTTCTGGATCCGTACAGCGCCATCTCTGTGTCCACCTATCAGGAGGAGCAAGTGGAGGGATGA